A window of the Streptomyces sp. NBC_00454 genome harbors these coding sequences:
- a CDS encoding thiamine-phosphate kinase, producing MKGTVGELGEFGLIRELTSRLTTTPAVRLGPGDDAAVVSAPDRRVVASTDILLEGRHFRRDWSTAYDVGRKAAAQNLADIAAMGAVPTALLLGLVVPAELPVTWPTELMDGIRDECQVAGAAVVGGDVVRGDVITVAITALGDLRNHEPVLRSGAQPGDVVAVTGWLGWSAAGFAVLSRGFRSPRAFVEAHRRPEPPYHAGPAAAGLGATAMTDVSDGLIADLGHIAEASKVRIDLRSAAVDIPSQMHDIGQAVGVDPLQWVLTGGEDHAIVATFPPDVKLPARWKVIGEVQNRSALPQVTVDGAPWTSTGGWDHFGADPAVEDHSL from the coding sequence ATGAAGGGCACTGTGGGCGAGCTGGGGGAGTTCGGGCTCATTCGAGAGCTCACCTCACGGCTCACCACCACCCCGGCGGTCCGGCTCGGACCGGGCGACGACGCCGCGGTCGTGTCGGCCCCCGACCGGCGGGTCGTGGCGAGCACGGACATCCTGCTGGAGGGCCGGCACTTCAGGCGCGACTGGTCCACCGCCTACGACGTCGGCCGCAAGGCCGCCGCGCAGAACCTCGCCGACATCGCCGCCATGGGCGCGGTGCCGACCGCGCTGCTGCTCGGCCTGGTCGTCCCGGCGGAGCTGCCGGTCACCTGGCCCACCGAGCTGATGGACGGCATCCGCGACGAATGCCAGGTCGCAGGGGCGGCCGTGGTCGGCGGCGACGTGGTCCGCGGCGACGTGATCACCGTGGCCATCACCGCACTCGGCGACCTGCGCAACCACGAGCCCGTGCTGCGCTCCGGCGCCCAGCCCGGCGACGTCGTGGCCGTCACGGGCTGGCTCGGCTGGTCCGCGGCCGGATTCGCGGTCCTCTCGCGCGGCTTCCGCTCCCCGCGGGCCTTCGTGGAGGCCCACCGGCGGCCCGAACCGCCGTACCACGCGGGCCCCGCGGCCGCCGGACTCGGCGCCACCGCCATGACCGACGTCAGCGACGGCCTGATCGCCGACCTCGGGCACATCGCCGAGGCCAGCAAGGTACGGATCGACCTGCGCTCGGCGGCCGTCGACATCCCCTCGCAGATGCACGACATCGGCCAGGCCGTCGGCGTGGACCCGCTCCAGTGGGTCCTCACCGGGGGAGAGGACCACGCCATCGTGGCCACCTTCCCGCCCGACGTGAAGCTCCCGGCCCGCTGGAAGGTGATCGGCGAGGTCCAGAACCGCTCCGCGCTGCCCCAGGTGACCGTCGACGGCGCCCCCTGGACCAGCACCGGCGGCTGGGACCACTTCGGCGCCGACCCGGCCGTCGAGGACCACTCGCTGTGA
- the thiD gene encoding bifunctional hydroxymethylpyrimidine kinase/phosphomethylpyrimidine kinase, giving the protein MSAHPPLCLTVAGSDSGGGAGIQADLKTMLALGVHGMSVVTAVTAQNSLGVKGVWELPPEAVRGQYRAVVDDIGVQAVKTGMLSSAGLVETVAELLAGTGAPAVVDPVGVSKHGDALLAATALDAVRKELLPRATVATPNLDEVTQLTGVVVESEDDMRRAADAILGYGPAWALIKGGHLAAHGNEAVDLLTDGAEERWLRAPRHDNRHTHGTGCTLASAIAAGLAKGLPVPEAVTAAKEYVTGAIAAGFALGAGIGPVDHAWRWRANA; this is encoded by the coding sequence GTGAGTGCCCACCCGCCGCTGTGCCTGACCGTCGCCGGATCCGACTCCGGCGGCGGCGCGGGCATCCAGGCCGACCTCAAGACGATGCTGGCGCTCGGGGTCCACGGCATGAGCGTGGTGACCGCTGTGACCGCGCAGAACTCGCTCGGTGTCAAAGGGGTCTGGGAACTGCCCCCGGAGGCCGTCAGGGGCCAGTACAGGGCCGTGGTGGACGACATCGGGGTCCAGGCCGTCAAGACCGGGATGCTGTCGTCCGCAGGGCTCGTGGAGACCGTGGCCGAACTGCTCGCGGGAACCGGCGCCCCGGCCGTCGTGGACCCGGTCGGCGTCTCCAAGCACGGGGACGCGCTGCTCGCCGCCACGGCGCTGGACGCCGTACGCAAGGAACTGCTGCCCCGGGCCACCGTCGCCACCCCGAACCTGGACGAGGTGACCCAGCTCACCGGAGTCGTCGTGGAGAGCGAGGACGACATGCGCCGGGCCGCCGACGCGATCCTCGGCTACGGGCCCGCCTGGGCGCTGATCAAGGGCGGCCACCTCGCGGCCCACGGGAACGAGGCCGTGGACCTGCTGACGGACGGCGCCGAGGAGCGCTGGCTGAGGGCCCCGCGCCACGACAACCGGCACACCCACGGCACCGGCTGCACCCTCGCCAGCGCCATCGCGGCGGGCCTGGCCAAGGGCCTGCCCGTCCCGGAGGCCGTCACGGCGGCCAAGGAGTACGTCACGGGAGCCATCGCGGCCGGCTTCGCGCTCGGCGCGGGCATCGGACCGGTGGACCACGCGTGGCGGTGGCGCGCGAACGCCTGA
- the rpmB gene encoding 50S ribosomal protein L28 has product MAANCDVCAKGPSFGNSISHSHRRTSRRWNPNIQRVRAVVNGTPKRLNACTSCIKAGKVSR; this is encoded by the coding sequence GTGGCTGCCAACTGCGACGTTTGCGCCAAGGGGCCGAGCTTCGGCAACAGCATTTCCCACTCGCACCGCCGCACCTCGCGTCGCTGGAACCCGAACATCCAGCGTGTCCGTGCCGTGGTCAATGGGACGCCGAAGCGCCTCAACGCCTGCACCTCGTGCATCAAGGCCGGCAAGGTCTCGCGCTGA